In one window of Paenarthrobacter nicotinovorans DNA:
- a CDS encoding aminodeoxychorismate/anthranilate synthase component II: MSTTKILVIDNYDSFVYTLVGYLQELGAETTVVRNDDVTLAEAIELAATRDGVLVSPGPGTPAEAGVCIELIKWCGEASKPMFGVCLGHQALAEAYGGVVTHAPELMHGKTSPVRHEGKSVFVGLPSPVTATRYHSLAAVRDSIPDVLEVTAETTNGVVMGLQHRTAPLCGVQFHPESVLTEGGYQMLGNWLESLGMAGAAERASKLSPLIKQ; this comes from the coding sequence ATGAGCACAACAAAGATTTTGGTAATAGATAACTACGACAGCTTCGTCTACACACTGGTGGGCTACCTTCAGGAACTGGGTGCGGAAACAACGGTCGTCCGTAACGACGACGTCACCCTTGCCGAGGCCATCGAACTGGCCGCAACGCGGGACGGCGTATTGGTTTCCCCCGGGCCCGGGACCCCTGCAGAAGCCGGCGTGTGCATTGAGCTGATCAAGTGGTGCGGTGAGGCCTCCAAACCCATGTTCGGTGTCTGCTTGGGACACCAGGCCCTCGCTGAGGCCTACGGCGGAGTGGTGACCCACGCGCCGGAACTCATGCACGGCAAGACATCACCCGTGCGGCATGAAGGCAAAAGCGTCTTCGTCGGCCTGCCCTCGCCCGTCACGGCAACGCGGTACCACTCACTGGCGGCGGTTCGTGACTCCATACCGGACGTCCTGGAGGTCACAGCGGAGACGACGAACGGTGTAGTGATGGGTCTTCAACACAGGACCGCTCCCCTGTGCGGTGTCCAGTTCCACCCGGAATCAGTGCTCACCGAGGGTGGGTACCAGATGTTGGGGAACTGGCTCGAATCCCTGGGCATGGCCGGTGCCGCCGAACGTGCCTCCAAGCTGAGCCCGCTCATTAAGCAATAA
- the pknB gene encoding Stk1 family PASTA domain-containing Ser/Thr kinase: MSTPRPGPAHREESTPVSSQRILNGRYELGELIGRGGMADVYKGTDTLLGRTIAVKVLRADLARDPQFQARFKREAQAVAALNHPSIVAIFDTGEYSVPGGPGEDVRVPYIVMEFVSGRTLRDMIKAKELGVEDSVGYTLGVLSALEYSHRAGIVHRDIKPANVMVCADTGDVKVMDFGIARAMADSAATMTQTQAVVGTAQYLSPEQARGETVDARSDLYSAGCLLYELLTSRPPFVGDSPVSVAYQHVRETPELPSTHNPDITDALDSVLVKALQKNRTDRFQDAAAFRRALRAASNGIPVPALPASEAPTDPNDLVEQEDPATQLLSTTAVGLLDVDQFKDETLDHEHEEPLPLGLPAERERPAQQKSRRRAWISTLVIFTILVLAGGGFWLYNLMNAKPAEPAQIEVPVVANMSESQAIQKLYSLKLVPKSVREPSDTVAKDMAIGTSPAAGAKVPQDGEVILKVSSGPSSVTIPADIVGRTEANATDALRELGITGTITSVRTHSPTVPMGQVISTAPAPGGPIATSSKVELQISSGKVLMPQLIGLPVAEAEAALKANGLTMQVVEQENSQVDPGKVTAQSEVFNSEVDQGKLVTVTVAKAPAPVPTPTPTPTPTTDTPTPKPTPTTTKK; this comes from the coding sequence ATGTCTACGCCACGTCCCGGCCCCGCGCATCGAGAGGAGAGCACACCTGTGTCTTCACAGCGCATCCTCAATGGACGCTACGAACTCGGTGAGTTGATCGGTCGTGGCGGCATGGCTGACGTCTACAAGGGAACAGATACCCTCCTGGGCCGAACCATCGCCGTAAAGGTCCTGCGTGCCGACCTTGCCCGCGATCCCCAGTTCCAGGCCCGTTTCAAGCGTGAAGCCCAAGCCGTCGCGGCGCTTAACCACCCCTCCATCGTGGCTATTTTCGATACCGGAGAATATTCCGTTCCAGGTGGGCCCGGAGAGGATGTCCGCGTTCCGTACATCGTCATGGAGTTCGTCTCGGGCCGCACCCTGAGGGACATGATCAAGGCGAAGGAACTGGGCGTAGAGGACTCCGTCGGCTACACGCTGGGTGTCCTCTCAGCCCTGGAGTACAGCCACCGGGCAGGGATTGTGCACCGGGATATCAAGCCGGCCAATGTCATGGTGTGTGCGGATACCGGCGACGTCAAAGTCATGGACTTCGGAATCGCCCGGGCCATGGCAGATTCCGCGGCCACCATGACCCAAACACAGGCAGTCGTTGGCACCGCGCAGTACCTTTCCCCGGAACAAGCCCGGGGCGAAACCGTGGACGCCCGCAGCGACCTCTACTCGGCTGGATGCCTCCTGTACGAACTGCTGACCAGCAGGCCGCCGTTCGTTGGTGACAGCCCGGTGTCCGTCGCCTACCAGCACGTCCGGGAAACCCCGGAACTGCCCAGCACCCACAACCCGGATATCACAGATGCGCTGGATTCCGTTTTGGTCAAGGCACTGCAGAAAAACCGTACTGACCGCTTCCAGGACGCAGCGGCCTTCCGTCGGGCCCTCCGGGCAGCCAGCAATGGCATTCCCGTGCCTGCACTCCCGGCAAGCGAAGCCCCCACAGATCCCAACGACCTCGTGGAACAGGAAGATCCCGCCACGCAGCTCTTGAGCACTACCGCCGTGGGGCTTTTGGACGTGGACCAGTTCAAGGACGAGACCTTGGACCACGAGCACGAGGAACCCCTTCCTTTGGGCCTCCCAGCGGAACGTGAGCGGCCCGCCCAGCAGAAGTCCCGGCGTCGAGCGTGGATCTCCACCCTGGTGATCTTCACTATCCTGGTACTGGCCGGCGGCGGGTTCTGGCTCTACAACCTCATGAACGCCAAGCCGGCCGAACCTGCACAGATCGAGGTTCCGGTGGTGGCCAACATGTCGGAATCCCAAGCGATCCAGAAGCTCTACTCGCTCAAGCTGGTACCGAAATCCGTACGCGAGCCAAGCGATACTGTGGCCAAGGACATGGCCATTGGCACCTCGCCCGCAGCGGGCGCCAAGGTGCCCCAGGACGGCGAAGTGATCCTCAAGGTCTCCAGCGGTCCGAGTTCGGTGACCATACCGGCGGATATCGTGGGCCGCACGGAAGCAAACGCGACCGACGCCCTGCGGGAACTTGGTATCACGGGCACCATCACCAGTGTCCGGACGCACAGCCCGACGGTACCCATGGGCCAGGTGATCAGCACAGCCCCGGCGCCGGGCGGACCCATAGCTACGTCCTCAAAGGTGGAGCTGCAGATCTCATCGGGCAAGGTCCTGATGCCCCAACTCATTGGCCTGCCTGTGGCGGAGGCCGAAGCGGCGCTGAAGGCCAACGGCTTGACCATGCAGGTAGTGGAACAGGAAAACTCGCAGGTGGATCCGGGCAAGGTCACGGCACAAAGCGAGGTATTCAACAGCGAGGTAGATCAGGGCAAGTTGGTCACCGTTACTGTTGCGAAGGCTCCCGCGCCTGTCCCGACCCCGACCCCCACTCCAACACCCACAACGGACACGCCTACGCCGAAGCCTACGCCGACGACAACCAAGAAATAG
- a CDS encoding protein kinase domain-containing protein — MRPTSGITLGGRFQLTSRIAIGGMGEVWKAKDQILGRIVAIKVLKEEYTGDPGFLQRFRAEARHTALLNHVGIANVFDYGEEAGSAYLVMELVPGHPLSGILEREQVLSPDMTLSIIAQTARALAVAHAQGLVHRDIKPGNLLITPDNRVKVTDFGIARLADQVPLTQTGQVMGTAQYLAPEQATGQTATGSSDIYSLGVIGYECLTGHRPFSGESQIAIALAQVNDAPPPLPETLPTPVRALLMSMLAKDPKNRPANAIKLAEAAEAIRNGDIATAHAAVPGMLLFEDSTGPITAPVDTATAPTGVVASPYGKEQSSTATSALPVLGAGAAGAAVGAAAASADNPLTRANALEAERQLNDDEEVIYSDDERYDDQEPERKKRSPWTWPLVALILLVLFALVGFLISQSGFFSPTPSPSQSTSASPSRSASPSSSSTSSSPTPTPTETSEAPSPTQSTPQKINIIPEEFQGQPFETVSAKLRSLGLGVNGQEVFDPATPGTVLSLNPTGPVDPGTTITVTYSKGPEMVAVPNIGQGVSETQVQGALQGAGLKYVRGEDVNGSISQGPNTFVRSSPAAGTEVPAGSTVTYYLSKELIPTDPVTPSGNPKPSSSASPTGR, encoded by the coding sequence GTGAGGCCTACTTCGGGAATCACACTCGGCGGCAGGTTCCAGCTGACCAGTCGCATTGCGATTGGCGGCATGGGCGAGGTCTGGAAGGCCAAGGACCAGATCCTTGGCCGGATCGTGGCCATCAAGGTGCTCAAGGAGGAATACACGGGTGACCCCGGCTTCCTGCAGCGCTTCCGTGCCGAAGCGCGCCACACCGCCCTCCTCAACCACGTGGGCATCGCCAACGTGTTCGATTACGGCGAGGAAGCCGGCTCGGCATACCTGGTGATGGAGCTCGTGCCGGGCCACCCCCTGAGCGGCATCCTGGAGCGCGAACAGGTGCTGTCCCCGGACATGACGCTCTCCATCATTGCCCAGACAGCCCGGGCCCTTGCCGTGGCCCACGCGCAAGGCCTGGTTCACCGCGATATCAAGCCCGGCAACCTGCTCATCACACCGGACAACCGGGTAAAGGTCACCGACTTCGGCATCGCCCGCCTGGCGGACCAGGTTCCGCTGACGCAGACCGGCCAGGTCATGGGCACCGCCCAGTACCTGGCACCTGAGCAGGCAACCGGCCAGACAGCCACCGGGTCCTCGGATATCTACTCCCTGGGTGTCATCGGCTACGAATGCCTCACAGGTCACCGTCCGTTCTCCGGGGAATCGCAGATCGCCATCGCCTTGGCGCAGGTCAATGACGCACCGCCGCCCCTGCCGGAGACGCTGCCTACGCCCGTGCGTGCCCTCTTGATGTCCATGCTTGCCAAGGACCCCAAGAACCGGCCGGCCAACGCCATCAAGCTTGCCGAAGCAGCTGAAGCCATCCGTAACGGCGACATCGCCACGGCTCATGCCGCTGTGCCGGGAATGCTGTTGTTCGAAGACTCAACCGGCCCCATCACTGCGCCGGTCGACACCGCAACGGCACCCACCGGCGTCGTCGCCTCACCTTACGGCAAGGAGCAATCCTCGACGGCGACCTCCGCACTTCCGGTGCTGGGCGCCGGCGCCGCCGGAGCTGCTGTGGGAGCCGCTGCGGCATCCGCGGACAACCCACTGACACGAGCCAACGCCCTCGAGGCGGAACGGCAACTGAACGACGACGAAGAAGTCATCTACAGCGATGACGAACGTTACGACGATCAGGAACCGGAACGCAAGAAGCGCAGCCCCTGGACGTGGCCCCTTGTTGCGTTGATCCTCCTGGTCTTGTTCGCGCTGGTCGGTTTCCTGATTTCCCAGTCGGGATTCTTCTCGCCCACCCCTTCGCCGAGCCAGTCCACTTCCGCGAGCCCGAGCCGTTCTGCCAGCCCGTCGTCCTCATCGACGTCGTCCTCGCCGACGCCTACGCCTACGGAAACCTCTGAAGCACCGTCGCCCACCCAGTCGACGCCGCAGAAGATCAACATCATCCCGGAGGAATTCCAAGGACAGCCGTTCGAGACGGTCAGTGCCAAGCTGCGTTCCCTCGGCCTCGGCGTCAACGGCCAGGAGGTCTTCGATCCGGCAACACCCGGGACGGTTCTCAGCCTCAACCCCACAGGTCCTGTTGACCCGGGGACCACCATCACGGTGACCTACTCAAAGGGACCCGAAATGGTTGCGGTCCCGAACATCGGTCAGGGAGTCTCCGAAACCCAGGTCCAGGGCGCCCTGCAGGGGGCAGGGCTTAAGTACGTGAGGGGCGAGGACGTCAACGGAAGCATCAGCCAGGGCCCGAACACGTTCGTGCGTTCCTCGCCTGCCGCCGGCACCGAGGTACCCGCAGGGTCCACGGTGACCTACTACCTGTCCAAGGAGCTCATCCCTACGGATCCGGTCACTCCCAGCGGCAACCCCAAGCCGTCCAGCTCTGCGTCCCCCACAGGCCGCTAA
- a CDS encoding penicillin-binding transpeptidase domain-containing protein — MNQAIRSSWMAAVAMFALIFGAISYVQVIGADDLNANPWNQRAILATFCNERGAIIVGGKPVAESVPGTESCAFQRSYPQPELYAGVTGFFSRGFGSTGLEQSMGETLAGNSDQLFLDRISQMFLGKEPKGASVELTLDPAIQKLAYDLIPDGQRGSIVVTNPKTGAILAMVSKPSYDPNLIATHDTAAAEANMAQLNQIPGINLNQNVSGPTGNLLSPGSVFKLIDTAAALNSGKYNKDSELPNPSSLPLPGSNASLPNYAGGNCNVRETASFAFALEQSCNTPFASIALDLGQDAIREQAEKFGFGETFGDQLKLQQAKSVFPRDLDQAQLAQSSVGQRDVKATPLQINMMTAAIANGGVQMKPNLVQTVRAPDLRVISETKPEALRTSTTQPIAGQITEWMTSAVDNGIAKGAAVPGIKVAGKTGTAELGDSGLNNSWFTGFAPANDPQVAVTIVMERVDVLSGAQLTSPNAKKIFEAVLNK, encoded by the coding sequence ATGAACCAAGCGATTCGCAGCTCGTGGATGGCCGCCGTCGCCATGTTCGCGTTGATTTTCGGCGCCATCAGCTACGTCCAGGTCATTGGCGCGGACGACCTCAACGCCAATCCCTGGAACCAGCGCGCCATCCTCGCCACGTTCTGCAACGAACGCGGTGCCATCATCGTTGGCGGGAAACCGGTGGCAGAGTCCGTCCCCGGAACCGAGTCCTGCGCCTTCCAGCGTTCGTACCCCCAGCCGGAGCTTTATGCGGGCGTCACCGGCTTCTTCTCGAGGGGCTTCGGATCCACCGGGCTGGAGCAGTCAATGGGGGAAACCCTGGCGGGTAACTCGGACCAGTTGTTCCTGGACCGCATCAGCCAGATGTTCCTGGGCAAGGAACCCAAGGGCGCTTCTGTGGAGCTGACCCTTGATCCTGCCATCCAGAAGCTGGCCTACGACCTCATTCCGGACGGCCAGCGGGGTTCCATCGTGGTCACCAACCCGAAGACGGGAGCCATCCTGGCGATGGTCTCCAAGCCGTCCTACGACCCCAACCTGATTGCCACCCACGACACTGCCGCTGCAGAGGCGAACATGGCCCAGCTGAACCAGATCCCGGGTATCAACCTGAACCAGAACGTCAGCGGTCCCACCGGAAACCTGCTCTCTCCCGGCTCGGTTTTCAAGCTCATTGACACGGCCGCGGCGTTGAACTCGGGCAAGTACAACAAGGACAGTGAGCTGCCGAACCCGAGCAGCCTCCCGCTTCCCGGTTCCAATGCCAGCCTTCCCAACTATGCCGGGGGCAACTGCAACGTCCGGGAGACGGCGTCGTTCGCCTTTGCCCTGGAGCAGTCCTGCAACACGCCGTTTGCGAGCATTGCCCTGGACCTCGGCCAGGACGCCATTCGTGAGCAGGCCGAGAAATTCGGTTTCGGTGAAACCTTCGGAGATCAGCTCAAGCTTCAGCAGGCCAAGAGCGTCTTCCCCAGGGACCTGGACCAGGCACAGCTCGCCCAGTCGTCCGTGGGCCAGCGCGACGTCAAAGCTACTCCGCTGCAGATCAACATGATGACGGCAGCCATCGCAAACGGCGGCGTGCAGATGAAGCCGAACCTGGTGCAGACAGTACGTGCTCCTGACCTGCGCGTCATCAGCGAAACAAAGCCTGAAGCACTCCGCACCAGCACCACGCAGCCGATCGCCGGCCAGATCACCGAATGGATGACCAGCGCAGTGGACAACGGCATTGCCAAGGGCGCAGCCGTTCCCGGCATCAAGGTGGCCGGCAAGACCGGCACGGCGGAACTCGGTGATTCAGGTTTGAACAACTCATGGTTTACCGGGTTCGCCCCGGCAAACGACCCGCAAGTAGCCGTCACCATTGTCATGGAACGTGTGGACGTGCTCAGCGGTGCCCAGCTAACCAGTCCGAACGCAAAGAAGATTTTTGAGGCGGTGTTGAATAAGTGA
- a CDS encoding FtsW/RodA/SpoVE family cell cycle protein gives MIQTETAPKPRRNVELLLIVLALAVGIGASALVSLNSDLGLDSDFWFQSSLLAVAAFAFHVVLRLRAKYADPVILPIVVALNGLGLALIHRMDGPGDDTGNNQLRWTLIAMAVSIAVIWFLKDHRILRRFTYISLAASALLLILPLVPGISAGEVLGASVWIRIGPMTFQPGEIAKITLAIFFAGYLSSNRDLILLAGRKIGPMQFPRFKDLGPMITAWLVSIGVLVFQRDLGSSVLFFGLFIVMIYVATSRISWVVIGLALILGGGFIASKIFSHVAFRIDSWINAFTPEVFGRSPGGSGQIVQGLFGMADGGLVGTGLGQGRPDLVPFANSDMIVALIGEELGLIGLFAVVMLYLLLFTRGFRAALGTRDAFGKLLACGLSFAIALQCFVVIGGVTRLIPLTGLTTPFLAAGGSSLLANWIIVGLLLMISNTARGPVDTTPMVNKPPTTSSHGTVKTPTGQTPSAPTEAVKHQ, from the coding sequence ATGATCCAGACTGAAACCGCCCCCAAGCCCCGCCGGAACGTCGAGCTTCTGCTCATCGTGCTGGCACTTGCCGTTGGAATCGGCGCCAGCGCACTGGTCAGCCTCAACTCGGATCTGGGACTGGACAGCGACTTCTGGTTCCAATCGAGCCTGCTCGCCGTAGCCGCCTTTGCATTCCACGTGGTGCTCCGTCTCCGCGCTAAATATGCCGATCCGGTAATACTTCCCATCGTGGTGGCCCTGAATGGATTGGGCCTGGCCCTGATCCACCGCATGGACGGCCCTGGCGACGACACCGGCAACAACCAGCTCCGGTGGACGCTGATTGCCATGGCCGTTTCCATCGCCGTGATCTGGTTCCTCAAGGACCACCGCATCCTGCGCCGCTTCACCTACATCTCGTTGGCGGCCAGTGCATTGCTGCTGATTCTTCCTCTGGTGCCCGGCATCTCCGCCGGTGAGGTGCTCGGTGCCAGCGTCTGGATCCGCATCGGCCCCATGACTTTCCAGCCTGGTGAAATCGCCAAGATCACCCTGGCCATATTCTTCGCGGGTTATCTGTCGTCCAACCGGGACCTCATCCTCCTGGCCGGCCGGAAGATCGGTCCCATGCAGTTCCCCCGCTTCAAGGACCTGGGTCCGATGATCACCGCCTGGCTGGTGAGCATCGGTGTCCTGGTCTTCCAGCGCGACCTCGGATCGTCCGTCCTCTTCTTCGGCCTCTTTATCGTGATGATCTACGTGGCCACCAGCCGTATCTCCTGGGTCGTTATTGGCCTGGCCCTGATCCTCGGCGGCGGTTTCATCGCATCGAAGATCTTCTCCCACGTCGCGTTCAGGATCGACAGCTGGATCAACGCCTTCACCCCGGAGGTCTTCGGCAGGTCTCCCGGCGGGAGTGGACAGATCGTCCAAGGCCTGTTCGGCATGGCCGACGGCGGCCTGGTGGGAACAGGACTGGGACAGGGCCGCCCGGACCTGGTTCCGTTCGCAAACAGCGACATGATCGTGGCGCTCATCGGCGAAGAACTGGGCCTGATCGGCCTTTTCGCCGTGGTGATGCTCTATTTGCTGCTCTTCACCCGCGGTTTCCGCGCAGCCCTGGGAACGCGCGACGCCTTCGGAAAGCTCCTGGCGTGCGGCTTGTCCTTCGCGATCGCACTGCAGTGCTTCGTGGTCATCGGCGGCGTCACCCGGCTCATCCCGTTGACCGGCCTGACCACCCCGTTCCTGGCCGCCGGGGGTTCATCCCTGCTGGCCAACTGGATCATCGTCGGGCTGCTGCTCATGATCTCCAATACGGCCCGCGGACCGGTTGACACCACACCCATGGTCAACAAACCCCCGACCACCAGCTCCCACGGGACAGTCAAGACTCCAACAGGCCAGACACCAAGCGCACCAACTGAGGCGGTGAAGCATCAATGA
- a CDS encoding PP2C family protein-serine/threonine phosphatase yields the protein MASSETPEDKEKPAERPLIMRYAARSDVGRIRSKNDDSAYVGRHLAVVADGMGGHAGGDVASASTVLDMIHLDHDDYPEGADTVLADEIQTANSLLSELVHQNPKLSGMGTTVTALLLEDRKLHFAHIGDSRAYRLRNKKFEQISVDHTFVQRLIDEGRLRPEEAETHPHKNVLMRVLGDVDASPELDLDVLDVEPGERWLLCSDGLNYVAGHVVERMVRETKDLRECAEILVDLTLEAGAPDNVTVVMLEIVEETVDDVNTAAVDVVPAAALAAVDEPEAVTATKSPDEVPSGDAAKGASKSEADRKPDAGSASDDGTRTKESDEADETSGTSDSSTEPPATTDPHLGEHLSAEVLREELASRPHELVGAAATAAETGSIPTVAGRTVARRAATVLTHKAEQDRAEAEEPPRRRIRWLMPAVAAFLVLGVVVGLWLGYAWTQTRYYVGEYDQRVAIFNGISQRLGPIQLSRLEAVTDVRVDSLPEYGQQSVRQTVPAGDLDDAQLIVENLKQYGSASANCPSPTPTGTATPTPSPSPSATATVPVPSTAAVASPTPSPVPTPCEGAK from the coding sequence ATGGCCTCTTCTGAGACCCCCGAGGACAAGGAAAAGCCCGCGGAGCGCCCGCTGATCATGCGCTACGCGGCCCGTTCCGACGTCGGCCGGATCCGCTCCAAGAATGACGACTCCGCTTATGTGGGCCGCCATCTCGCTGTGGTCGCCGACGGCATGGGCGGGCACGCGGGCGGCGATGTCGCCTCCGCTTCGACGGTCCTGGACATGATCCACCTGGATCATGACGACTACCCTGAAGGCGCCGACACCGTCCTGGCGGACGAGATCCAAACCGCCAATTCACTGCTCTCAGAGCTCGTCCACCAGAATCCCAAGCTGTCAGGCATGGGTACGACGGTCACGGCGTTGCTCCTTGAGGACCGCAAGCTCCACTTCGCGCATATCGGCGATTCCCGCGCTTACCGCCTGCGCAACAAGAAGTTCGAGCAGATCAGCGTGGACCACACGTTCGTCCAGCGCCTGATCGATGAGGGACGCCTCCGTCCGGAGGAAGCCGAGACCCATCCCCATAAAAACGTCCTGATGCGCGTGCTTGGCGACGTTGACGCGAGCCCTGAGCTGGACTTGGACGTCCTGGACGTCGAACCCGGCGAACGCTGGCTGCTGTGCTCTGATGGCCTGAACTACGTAGCAGGGCACGTCGTGGAGCGCATGGTCCGCGAGACCAAGGACCTTCGCGAATGCGCCGAGATCCTCGTAGACCTCACGCTCGAAGCGGGCGCCCCGGACAACGTCACGGTTGTCATGTTGGAAATCGTCGAGGAGACGGTCGACGACGTCAACACGGCCGCCGTCGACGTCGTACCGGCCGCTGCGCTTGCCGCCGTCGATGAGCCTGAAGCGGTGACGGCCACCAAGTCCCCCGATGAGGTGCCGTCCGGAGATGCGGCTAAGGGCGCCTCGAAGTCGGAAGCTGACCGGAAGCCGGACGCAGGATCGGCTTCCGACGACGGCACCAGGACGAAGGAGTCGGACGAGGCGGACGAAACGTCCGGGACTTCGGATTCCTCCACCGAACCGCCGGCGACCACCGATCCCCACCTCGGTGAGCATCTGTCAGCCGAAGTCCTGCGCGAGGAACTGGCCAGCCGCCCCCATGAGCTCGTTGGCGCCGCGGCAACGGCTGCTGAAACAGGCTCCATTCCTACCGTTGCCGGCCGCACGGTGGCCCGTCGCGCTGCCACAGTCCTGACGCACAAAGCAGAGCAGGACCGCGCGGAGGCCGAAGAGCCGCCACGACGCCGCATCCGCTGGTTGATGCCCGCCGTCGCCGCATTCCTGGTTCTGGGCGTCGTGGTCGGCCTGTGGCTTGGCTACGCCTGGACCCAGACACGCTATTACGTGGGTGAATACGATCAGCGTGTTGCCATCTTCAACGGCATCTCGCAAAGGCTCGGCCCAATTCAGCTTTCCCGGCTGGAAGCCGTAACCGATGTCAGGGTGGATTCCTTGCCTGAATATGGCCAGCAGAGCGTTCGCCAGACCGTTCCTGCCGGGGACCTCGACGACGCCCAGCTCATCGTGGAAAACCTGAAACAGTACGGCAGCGCCTCGGCCAATTGCCCCAGCCCGACGCCAACCGGCACGGCGACTCCCACGCCGTCGCCGTCGCCGTCGGCTACGGCCACAGTGCCGGTACCCAGCACGGCAGCCGTTGCCAGCCCCACGCCATCTCCCGTTCCGACTCCCTGTGAGGGGGCAAAATGA
- a CDS encoding FHA domain-containing protein FhaB/FipA: MNDVSELTITALRFGFLLLLWVLIFSIVSTMRRDFQIGRKAVTGVPTAREVRKHPELAATPPPAIQHARNLVVTEGPLKGTTVPLAASPILLGRAQEATLVLEDDYASGRHARLFPQGSRWFIEDLGSTNGTYLADQQLTRALPVELGVPVRIGKTVIELRP; this comes from the coding sequence GTGAACGATGTCAGCGAACTGACCATAACAGCGCTTCGTTTCGGCTTCCTCCTGTTGCTGTGGGTCCTGATCTTCAGCATTGTGTCCACCATGCGTCGCGACTTCCAGATCGGACGCAAGGCAGTGACCGGTGTTCCTACGGCACGTGAAGTCCGCAAGCATCCTGAACTGGCTGCCACACCGCCGCCGGCCATCCAGCATGCCCGCAACCTGGTGGTCACCGAGGGTCCCCTCAAGGGCACCACGGTTCCCCTGGCGGCCAGCCCCATCCTGCTCGGACGCGCGCAGGAAGCCACCCTGGTCCTGGAGGATGACTACGCCTCCGGCCGGCATGCGCGTCTGTTCCCGCAGGGCAGCCGATGGTTCATTGAGGACCTCGGCTCTACGAACGGCACCTACCTGGCCGATCAGCAGCTCACTCGTGCGTTGCCGGTGGAGCTCGGTGTCCCCGTGAGAATCGGCAAGACGGTCATTGAATTGAGGCCATAG
- a CDS encoding FhaA domain-containing protein — protein sequence MGLLDKVERGIEKAVRNVFSTGSRARVEPVEIASKLRRELDNQSITIAAGRTLAPNVFDVLLSDEDFARAQEWGTPLAEELCDVVIQHVRSQGYTLQGAVRISFRRNDEERAGHFEIASRTEKSSGDAAPAPQPPRANVPAAPARQPIRLQPVLDISGQRYSLNAASVVLGRSSEADILVDDTGVSRKHLEVRTENGSTWAVDLGSTNGSYVNGHKVNGSVELTDGSTITMGRTKIIFRLLPQTPGGHA from the coding sequence ATGGGTTTGCTGGACAAAGTCGAGCGCGGCATTGAAAAGGCCGTCCGCAACGTCTTCTCCACGGGGTCGCGGGCACGGGTTGAGCCAGTGGAGATCGCGAGCAAGCTGAGGCGGGAACTGGACAATCAGTCCATCACCATCGCCGCCGGACGCACGCTTGCTCCCAACGTTTTTGATGTCCTGCTCAGCGATGAGGACTTCGCCCGGGCCCAGGAATGGGGAACGCCCCTCGCTGAGGAACTGTGCGACGTCGTTATCCAACACGTTCGCAGCCAGGGCTATACGCTCCAAGGCGCGGTCAGGATCTCGTTCCGTCGCAATGACGAGGAACGGGCCGGCCACTTCGAGATCGCTTCCCGGACCGAAAAGTCCTCCGGCGACGCAGCTCCTGCTCCGCAGCCTCCGCGGGCCAACGTTCCCGCAGCCCCCGCACGGCAGCCAATTCGCCTCCAGCCTGTCCTGGACATCAGCGGTCAGCGATACTCCCTCAATGCGGCCAGCGTGGTGCTCGGCCGCTCTTCCGAGGCCGACATCCTGGTGGACGACACCGGGGTTTCACGGAAGCATCTTGAGGTACGCACCGAGAACGGGAGCACGTGGGCAGTTGACCTCGGCTCCACGAATGGCAGTTACGTCAACGGACATAAGGTAAACGGCAGCGTGGAGCTCACAGACGGCTCAACCATCACGATGGGACGTACCAAGATTATTTTCCGCCTCCTCCCCCAGACCCCGGGTGGCCACGCGTGA